One part of the Melospiza melodia melodia isolate bMelMel2 chromosome 3, bMelMel2.pri, whole genome shotgun sequence genome encodes these proteins:
- the LOC134416691 gene encoding calcium homeostasis modulator protein 6-like: MDTLQRAVDFCIRHQTTLSFSIVSLLTAASERVFSYVVFKCPCNSENLVYGYSFLLAPAFVLLLLGYMMNARTWRLFTGMCSPEKHPQYCSWRTWAHFCQLFVPMTAKASVAPLTWIAVALLGANFYECAASGSNMTAQLFCKNKGNYSQEQLYKMPCDEELAAAMSSVCLSFHAQSQLIGWFLIVSIMALALISTCVTHCFSPVSYLQFKFWKIYSRKEHKLFETKAKEHANKLAERNTNCFFEATDPAPFPTPSNEDWQKVSVSYTFNSQSQYYSVLHKYVNTNRGNDAEFQEEGQDLNVIEFVDEAQPSVSGL; this comes from the exons ATGGATACCTTACAGAGGGCAGTGGATTTCTGCATCCGCCACCAGACCACTCTGAGTTTCAGCATCGTGTCCCTGCTGACGGCTGCCAGCGAGCGCGTCTTCTCATATGTGGTGTTCAAGTGTCCCTGCAACTCTGAGAACCTGGTGTATGGCTATTCCTTCCTCTTAGCACCTGCCTTTGTCCTCTTGCTGCTCGGCTACATGATGAACGCCAGGACATGGCGCCTGTTTACCGGCATGTGCTCTCCAGAGAAGCATCCCCAATACTGTTCCTGGCGAACCTGGGCCCACTTCTGCCAGCTGTTTGTGCCAATGACAGCCAAGGCCTCGGTGGCCCCGCTCACCTGGATAGCGGTGGCCCTGCTCGGAGCCAACTTCTACGAGTGTGCGGCCAGCGGGAGCAACATGACAGCACAACTCTTCtgtaaaaataaaggaaattacAGCCAAGAGCAGCTGTACAAAATGCCCTGTGATGAGGAGTTAGCAGCAGCGATGTCAAGTGTATGCCTCAGCTTTCATGCACAGTCCCAG CTGATAGGATGGTTCCTGATAGTCAGCATCATGGCTCTGGCACTGATTTCAACATGTGTCACCCACTGCTTCTCCCCTGTCAGCTACCTTCAGTTCAAGTTCTGGAAAATTTACTCAAGAAAAGAACATAAACTCTTTGAGACCAAAGCCAAAGAGCATGCAAACAAGCTAGCAGAAAGAAATACAAATTGCTTTTTTGAAGCCACTGACCCAGCACCATTTCCTACTCCCAGCAATGAAGACTGGCAGAAGGTTTCGGTCTCATACACCTTTAATTCACAATCGCAGTATTACAGCGTGTTACACAAGTAtgtgaacaccaacagaggcaacGACGCTGAATTCCAGGAAGAAGGTCAGGATCTCAATGTTATTGAATTTGTGGATGAAGCCCAGCCAAGCGTTTCAGGGTTGTAA